The Methanohalophilus portucalensis DNA window GAGGTAAAGGAGACCAAATGGAGCCGCAAGGGCAGGGAGATCAAGATATATGAACCCATGCAAAAAATGATCGTGGTAGTCCCGGGTAGCAGCAAAACCGATCGCTCCAGTATCCTCGGTATGCTACGTAAATATGTGGCAATGGCAGGAGCAGCTCTATTTGCAGCATTGGGTATTGAATACCTCAGGGATTTTGAACCTCTGGGCCAGACCACGCCACCGGTCGCCCCTGCGGTGATGTCTGAGATGCCGGCTGGCAATACCAGCAATGATACAGCCCTTTTTGCTGGGCAAGCCCCCGCAAACGCAACCACAGAAGCTGCCAGGGCAGCCGGTGAAACTGCAGCTGCAGCAGATGCCAGCAGTCTGATATCTGCGGATTTCCTCTCCCATATAGGTGTATGGTTCCTCTTTGGATGCCTGTTTATAATAGCAGTACTTGCATTGTGGGAAATTTATAATAGGAAAAAGGTGTAATTGGACACAAGTGATCCTGTATGAGAGTTGCTCTCAAAATCGCTTATATTGGCTCTTCATATCGTGGTTCTCAGGTGCAGCCCGGAGTATCCACTGTGGAAGGGAAACTTTTTGAAGCCCTGCAGTCCCTTGAGATTATCGAGGATCCTTCCTCTGCTAGGTTTGTAAGTGCCGGGCGTACGGATACCGGAGTGCATGCCATGGGACAGGTGGTGGCTTTTGATACCGATAAACCCAAGCTGGCTATTCCCAGGGTGATTAATTCCAAATTACCAGGGGATATATGGGCGTGGTCCCGTGCTGAAGTTGACAGTGATTTTCATCCCAGAAGGTATGCCAGAAATCGTACCTATCGCTATATAACACCTTCAATGGATGCCGATATTTCAAAAATAAGAGCCGCTTGCAGTATCCTTGAAGGCAGTCATGATTTTGCTAATTTTTGTTTCAGGGATACCGGACGCAGTACCATTCGCAGAATCGAGAAGATCGATGTGAGACTTGCCGGCAATCTGCTCAGGATCGATATCACAGCCAACAGTTTCCTGTGGAAAATGATTCGCAAGATTGTAACTGTCCTGTTGCTTGTGGGCAGTGGTGCCAGGGATCTGGAATGGCTGGAAAACATGCTGGATCCTGCTTCCTACGAAGAGGGTATTAAACCTGCAAAACCCTATGGGCTGATCCTGACAGATGTGAATTATGGCGATTCAGTCCAGTGGTTTGATGACGGTTATTCCATGCGTCGCTCCCGTGAAAGAATAGAGGAGTATCTTGTTTATCATCAGGTGTTAGCCGAGGTAATGGACCAGTTTTTGCCAAAAGAACCAAAGGCTGAATGATGCAGTTACATATCAGGGATGCTGTAATAGATTATGAGATAGTTCAACGTCCCGTCAAATACGCAAGATTGGAGTTTAAGGACGGAATGTTGCGGGTAATAGTTCCCAAGGGATATGGTAATGCTGCAGCTTTTATCGAGAAAAATGGCGACTGGATTTACGACAAACATCTGCATTTGCAGCGGGTGATTGCTCTAGCCGGGGAAAAGAAACTGGAGAAAAAGCGCGCAGATCCTCATTTTTATAGTTTGGTGGAAAATATTGTACAAAGGCTGCAACGTGAACTGGAAGTAGAGGTCCGGGATTTAAATTTCCGGAAAATGAAGAGGAAATGGGCCAGCTGCAGCAGTAACAAAAAACTTGTTTTCAACCGGCACATGATGTATCTGCCGGATAATCTGATAGAATATATTGTGTATCACGAGCTTTTGCACCTAATTGAATTCAAGCACAATAAGAGATTCTGGTGTCTTGTGGAAAATAAATATCCGCAACGAAAGGAATATGACCTGGAACTTGCAGCATACTGGCATCTAATTAAAAGGACATTTTACTGATTATTTTTTTGCAAAATTGTGATATTGCGGGTCAGGCTTCTGTGTATTCTCTGGCTGTATTGTTTCACTATGGTAAATCCCGCATCCAGTGCGATCCTG harbors:
- a CDS encoding ArsR/SmtB family transcription factor, whose amino-acid sequence is MENDDNTEKVLVLPLNEDSRKITQTLSNEKSLKILELLARQPMSATSIAEELDMPLTTIKYNLDGLLESELIEVKETKWSRKGREIKIYEPMQKMIVVVPGSSKTDRSSILGMLRKYVAMAGAALFAALGIEYLRDFEPLGQTTPPVAPAVMSEMPAGNTSNDTALFAGQAPANATTEAARAAGETAAAADASSLISADFLSHIGVWFLFGCLFIIAVLALWEIYNRKKV
- the truA gene encoding tRNA pseudouridine(38-40) synthase TruA, which produces MRVALKIAYIGSSYRGSQVQPGVSTVEGKLFEALQSLEIIEDPSSARFVSAGRTDTGVHAMGQVVAFDTDKPKLAIPRVINSKLPGDIWAWSRAEVDSDFHPRRYARNRTYRYITPSMDADISKIRAACSILEGSHDFANFCFRDTGRSTIRRIEKIDVRLAGNLLRIDITANSFLWKMIRKIVTVLLLVGSGARDLEWLENMLDPASYEEGIKPAKPYGLILTDVNYGDSVQWFDDGYSMRRSRERIEEYLVYHQVLAEVMDQFLPKEPKAE
- a CDS encoding M48 family metallopeptidase codes for the protein MMQLHIRDAVIDYEIVQRPVKYARLEFKDGMLRVIVPKGYGNAAAFIEKNGDWIYDKHLHLQRVIALAGEKKLEKKRADPHFYSLVENIVQRLQRELEVEVRDLNFRKMKRKWASCSSNKKLVFNRHMMYLPDNLIEYIVYHELLHLIEFKHNKRFWCLVENKYPQRKEYDLELAAYWHLIKRTFY